One region of Baekduia soli genomic DNA includes:
- a CDS encoding ComEC/Rec2 family competence protein, protein MVDLVAASGQNVMLLTALVLAVGAVSGLGVQLRWWLTAALIALYVPLAGSGPSIQRAGIMGMATLAAALASRPASRGYALLLAAGATLAADPRSAADPGWQLSFAAVLGIALLARPAADRLRRARVPRGAAEVAAVTIAATLATAPIIAWRFDRSSLVSLPANILAAPAVAPVMWLGMIAATVGQLAPAALVAPLVAVAGLPLGFLVALAHAAAGLPGAQVAVPAAAVAGIAALVAAALLPGREGPGAASASRRRRVRRRALVVAGALAAFLVLVGPGLLRHGVVGPPPAGVLRVTALDIGQGDATLLQADGHAVLVDTGPPGAPLLAELRRAGVGRLDVLVVTHAQADHEGGAPAVLARLPVDVLLDGRGGDRSPGSRALDGPLARRHTRVVPAAAGQVVRVGTLALRVLWPPPGPAVPGTDPNDRAIVAVASAHGARVLLTADAESPVLAPLGLTPVDVLKVSHHGSADPGLEGLLQELRPRIALVEVGRHNTYGHPVPATMRALAAAGGVVRRTDRDGTVRVDLGGGRATVAAARATGGAGA, encoded by the coding sequence TTGGTCGACCTAGTCGCCGCCAGCGGGCAGAACGTCATGCTGCTCACCGCGCTCGTGCTGGCGGTGGGGGCCGTCTCGGGCCTGGGCGTCCAGCTGCGCTGGTGGCTGACCGCGGCGCTCATCGCGCTCTACGTCCCACTGGCCGGCTCGGGCCCGTCGATCCAGCGCGCGGGGATCATGGGGATGGCCACGCTGGCCGCCGCGCTGGCCTCGCGCCCGGCGTCGCGCGGCTACGCCCTGCTGTTGGCGGCCGGCGCGACCCTCGCCGCCGACCCGCGCAGCGCCGCAGACCCGGGATGGCAGCTGAGCTTCGCCGCGGTCCTGGGCATCGCCCTTCTCGCGCGCCCCGCGGCCGATCGCCTGAGGCGGGCCCGCGTGCCGCGCGGTGCCGCGGAGGTCGCCGCCGTGACGATCGCCGCCACGCTGGCCACCGCGCCGATCATCGCCTGGCGCTTCGACCGCTCGTCGCTCGTGAGCCTGCCCGCCAACATCCTGGCCGCGCCCGCGGTCGCTCCCGTCATGTGGCTCGGGATGATCGCGGCCACGGTCGGCCAGCTGGCCCCCGCCGCCCTCGTGGCGCCGCTCGTCGCCGTGGCCGGCCTCCCGCTCGGCTTCCTCGTCGCGCTGGCCCACGCCGCCGCCGGACTGCCCGGGGCGCAGGTGGCCGTGCCCGCCGCCGCGGTGGCGGGGATCGCCGCGCTCGTCGCCGCGGCCCTGCTGCCGGGGCGCGAGGGTCCGGGCGCGGCGTCCGCGTCGCGCCGGCGGCGCGTGCGCCGACGGGCGCTCGTGGTCGCCGGCGCCCTGGCGGCGTTCCTGGTGCTCGTGGGCCCGGGACTTCTGCGGCACGGGGTGGTGGGACCGCCGCCGGCCGGCGTGCTGCGCGTCACGGCGCTGGACATCGGCCAGGGTGATGCCACGCTGCTGCAGGCCGACGGCCACGCGGTCCTGGTCGACACCGGGCCGCCCGGCGCCCCGCTGCTGGCCGAGCTGCGTCGCGCCGGCGTCGGGCGGCTCGATGTCCTCGTGGTCACCCACGCCCAGGCCGACCACGAGGGGGGCGCGCCGGCGGTGCTCGCCCGCCTGCCCGTCGACGTCCTGCTCGACGGCCGCGGGGGCGACCGGTCCCCGGGATCGCGGGCGCTCGACGGACCCCTGGCTCGGCGTCACACGCGGGTCGTGCCCGCCGCCGCCGGGCAGGTCGTGCGCGTCGGGACCCTGGCGCTGCGGGTCCTGTGGCCTCCGCCCGGACCGGCCGTGCCCGGCACCGACCCCAACGACCGCGCCATCGTCGCGGTCGCCTCCGCCCACGGCGCGCGGGTCCTGCTCACCGCCGACGCCGAGAGCCCGGTCCTCGCCCCGCTCGGGCTCACGCCGGTCGACGTCCTGAAGGTCAGCCACCACGGCAGCGCCGATCCCGGCCTGGAGGGCCTCCTGCAGGAGCTGCGCCCGCGGATCGCGCTCGTCGAGGTCGGACGCCACAACACCTACGGCCATCCCGTCCCGGCGACGATGCGCGCCCTGGCGGCCGCAGGCGGCGTCGTGCGGCGCACGGACCGCGACGGGACGGTCCGCGTCGACCTCGGGGGCGGGAGGGCCACCGTCGCGGCCGCGCGGGCGACCGGGGGCGCCGGTGCGTGA
- the rpsT gene encoding 30S ribosomal protein S20 yields MANIHSQKKRILRAERERLENRRYTSTIKTYFRRLETAVAGGDDAQADADHRVLVQTIDKAVKRGALHRNTGARKKSRAARVRVGGPAA; encoded by the coding sequence ATGGCGAACATTCACTCGCAGAAGAAGCGCATCCTCCGGGCCGAGCGTGAGCGCCTGGAGAACCGCCGCTACACCTCCACCATCAAGACCTACTTCCGCCGTCTGGAGACCGCGGTCGCCGGTGGCGATGACGCGCAGGCCGACGCCGACCACCGCGTCCTGGTCCAGACGATCGACAAGGCCGTCAAGCGCGGCGCCCTGCACCGCAACACGGGCGCCCGCAAGAAGAGCCGCGCCGCCCGCGTGCGCGTCGGCGGTCCCGCCGCCTAG
- the lepA gene encoding translation elongation factor 4 has product MSDQSLIRNFSIIAHIDHGKSTLADRILEMTQTVASRDMREQLLDSMELERERGITIKSQAVRVFYEAKDGQTYQLHLIDTPGHVDFTYEVSRSLNACEGALLVVDASQGVEAQTVANTYLAVEAGLELIPCLNKIDLPGAEPERVAGEVAELIGEDPESILIISGKTGQGVREVLEQLVERVPPPGGDRSAPARALIFDSEFDQYRGVVAYIRVVDGVFRKGEPIVAMATGSEADIDDIGFFTPAMTPVQELSAGEVGYLITGIKDVTKLRVGDTLTNKRRPAEEALPGYREVKPMVFCGLFPINNDDYADFRDALEKLSLNDAALAWEPETSDALGFGFRCGFLGLLHMDIVRERLEREYDLELMATMPSVSFEVTLTNGEIVEVHNPSDMPDPARIQEIREPYIRASVLLPKEYVGVVMELCQERRGEHAGMHYLSAERVQLHYDLPLAEIVLDFFDQLKSRTRGYASLDYELLGLRPSNLAKLDVLLAGDPVDALSMVVHKDKAYEIGRNLTEKLRKKIPRQQFDVPIQAAIGSAIVARETVKAYRKDVTAKCYGGDISRKRKLLERQKEGKKRMKQVGRIEVPQEAFLAVLELGDDRPNK; this is encoded by the coding sequence TTGTCCGACCAGAGCCTCATCCGCAACTTCTCGATCATCGCCCACATCGACCACGGGAAGTCGACCCTGGCCGATCGCATCCTGGAGATGACCCAGACCGTGGCCTCGCGCGACATGCGCGAGCAGCTGCTTGACTCCATGGAGCTCGAGCGCGAGCGCGGCATCACGATCAAGTCGCAGGCCGTCCGCGTGTTCTACGAGGCCAAGGACGGCCAGACCTACCAGCTGCACCTCATCGACACCCCGGGCCACGTCGACTTCACCTACGAGGTCTCGCGCTCGCTCAACGCCTGCGAGGGCGCGCTGCTCGTCGTCGACGCCTCCCAGGGGGTCGAGGCCCAGACCGTCGCCAACACCTACCTCGCCGTGGAGGCCGGGCTCGAGCTCATCCCGTGCCTGAACAAGATCGACCTGCCCGGCGCCGAGCCCGAGCGGGTGGCGGGGGAGGTCGCCGAGCTCATCGGCGAGGACCCCGAGTCCATCCTCATCATCTCCGGTAAGACCGGCCAGGGCGTCCGTGAGGTCCTCGAGCAGCTCGTCGAGCGCGTCCCACCGCCCGGCGGCGACCGCAGCGCCCCGGCGCGCGCGCTGATCTTCGACTCCGAGTTCGACCAGTACCGCGGCGTCGTGGCCTACATCCGCGTCGTCGACGGCGTCTTCCGCAAGGGCGAGCCCATCGTGGCGATGGCGACCGGCAGCGAGGCCGACATCGACGACATCGGGTTCTTCACGCCCGCGATGACGCCGGTCCAGGAGCTCTCCGCGGGCGAGGTGGGCTATCTCATCACGGGGATCAAGGACGTGACGAAGCTGCGCGTCGGCGACACGCTGACGAACAAGCGCCGGCCCGCGGAGGAGGCCCTGCCGGGCTACCGCGAGGTCAAGCCGATGGTCTTCTGCGGACTGTTCCCCATCAACAACGACGACTACGCCGACTTCCGCGACGCGCTGGAGAAGCTGTCGCTCAACGACGCCGCGCTGGCGTGGGAGCCCGAGACCTCCGACGCCCTGGGCTTCGGGTTCCGCTGCGGGTTTCTCGGCCTGTTGCACATGGACATCGTGCGCGAGCGCCTCGAGCGCGAGTACGACCTGGAGCTCATGGCCACCATGCCGTCGGTGAGCTTCGAGGTCACGCTGACCAACGGGGAGATCGTCGAGGTCCACAACCCCTCCGACATGCCCGACCCGGCGCGGATCCAGGAGATCCGCGAGCCCTACATCCGGGCGTCGGTCCTCCTGCCCAAGGAGTACGTCGGCGTCGTCATGGAGCTCTGCCAGGAGCGCCGGGGCGAGCACGCGGGCATGCACTACCTGTCGGCCGAGCGCGTCCAGCTGCACTACGACCTGCCGCTGGCCGAGATCGTCCTGGACTTCTTCGACCAGCTCAAGTCGCGCACGCGCGGCTACGCGTCGCTGGACTACGAGCTGCTCGGCCTGCGGCCCTCCAACCTCGCCAAGCTCGACGTGCTCCTGGCGGGCGACCCGGTCGACGCGCTGTCGATGGTCGTCCACAAGGACAAGGCCTACGAGATCGGGCGCAACCTCACCGAGAAGCTGCGAAAGAAGATCCCGCGCCAGCAGTTCGACGTCCCCATCCAGGCCGCGATCGGCTCGGCCATCGTGGCCCGCGAGACCGTCAAGGCCTACCGCAAGGACGTCACGGCCAAGTGCTACGGCGGCGACATCAGCCGCAAGCGCAAGCTCCTCGAGCGCCAGAAGGAGGGCAAGAAGCGCATGAAGCAGGTCGGGCGCATCGAGGTCCCCCAGGAGGCGTTCCTCGCCGTGCTCGAGCTCGGCGACGACCGCCCCAACAAGTGA
- a CDS encoding aminotransferase-like domain-containing protein: protein MIEDNTEGRVIEDVRAAARALPPGSRLPSVRELMARHRASPVTVQRALARLAGEGLVVPRPGRGTFVAPARATTASPAAAPDLGWQEIALADRPPLRAAALEGLLEVPAAGAIALSTGYLHPDLQPLGALGSALARAARRAEAWGRLPVEGLDGLRDWFAREAGGHARAHDVVVCPGGQPALATAFRALAAPGEPVLVESPTYLGAIAAVQAAGLRAVPVPADEDGVRPDLLARAFALTGARVFYCQPLYANPSGATLAMQRRGPVLEAVAAAGAFLVEDDWARDLVIDGEPPPPLAAEDPDGHVVHVRSLTKSAAPGLRVAAVTARGAAGARLKAARIIDDFFVSGPLQHATVELVASPAWRRHRRMLRTALGERRDALAAALGEHLPDWRVPGAPAGGLHLWVALPDGTDDLALAARAAAAGVVVSPGRPWFAAEPPAPFLRLTYAGAAPAELTEGVRRLAAVAS from the coding sequence ATGATCGAGGATAACACAGAGGGTCGTGTTATCGAGGATGTGCGAGCGGCTGCGCGTGCCCTCCCCCCGGGCAGCCGCTTGCCCTCCGTCCGCGAGCTCATGGCGCGCCATCGCGCCTCGCCCGTCACCGTCCAGCGCGCGCTCGCGCGCCTGGCCGGCGAGGGGCTCGTCGTCCCGCGCCCCGGCCGCGGCACGTTCGTGGCGCCGGCCCGCGCGACGACCGCGTCGCCGGCCGCCGCACCCGACCTGGGCTGGCAGGAGATCGCGCTGGCCGACCGTCCGCCCCTGCGCGCCGCCGCCCTCGAGGGCCTGCTCGAGGTCCCGGCCGCCGGCGCCATCGCGCTCAGCACGGGCTACCTGCACCCCGACCTCCAGCCGCTCGGGGCGCTGGGCTCGGCGCTCGCGCGCGCCGCGCGGCGCGCGGAGGCGTGGGGCCGGCTGCCCGTGGAGGGCCTGGACGGCCTGCGCGACTGGTTCGCCCGCGAGGCCGGCGGCCACGCCCGCGCCCACGACGTCGTCGTCTGCCCCGGCGGCCAACCCGCGCTGGCCACGGCGTTCCGCGCGCTCGCGGCGCCCGGCGAGCCCGTCCTGGTCGAGTCGCCGACCTACCTCGGGGCGATCGCGGCGGTGCAGGCCGCCGGGCTGCGGGCCGTGCCCGTGCCCGCCGACGAGGACGGCGTGCGGCCCGACCTCCTGGCCCGGGCCTTCGCGCTGACCGGCGCCCGCGTCTTCTACTGCCAGCCCCTGTACGCCAACCCGTCGGGCGCGACGCTTGCGATGCAGCGCCGCGGCCCGGTCCTGGAGGCCGTCGCGGCGGCCGGGGCGTTCCTGGTCGAGGACGACTGGGCGCGCGACCTGGTCATCGACGGCGAGCCCCCGCCGCCCCTGGCCGCCGAGGACCCCGACGGCCACGTCGTCCACGTGCGCTCGCTGACCAAGTCTGCCGCGCCCGGCCTGCGCGTCGCGGCGGTGACGGCCCGCGGCGCCGCCGGGGCGCGCCTGAAGGCCGCGCGCATCATCGACGACTTCTTCGTGTCCGGACCGCTGCAGCACGCCACCGTCGAGCTCGTCGCCTCGCCGGCCTGGCGGCGCCACCGGCGCATGCTGCGCACCGCGCTGGGCGAGCGCCGCGACGCGCTGGCCGCCGCGCTGGGCGAGCACCTGCCGGACTGGCGCGTCCCGGGCGCACCGGCCGGCGGCCTGCACCTGTGGGTCGCCCTGCCCGACGGCACCGACGACCTGGCGCTCGCGGCCCGCGCGGCGGCCGCCGGCGTCGTCGTCAGCCCCGGGCGCCCGTGGTTCGCCGCCGAGCCGCCCGCGCCGTTCCTGCGGCTGACCTACGCCGGCGCCGCGCCGGCCGAGCTGACCGAGGGCGTGCGCCGGCTGGCCGCCGTCGCCTCCTGA
- a CDS encoding helix-turn-helix domain-containing protein — MAATVSQDADAYLAQAIVAELSHGALDATWSLFNELGWDDETDVDANMEVYSWSRGAETVSSALAASSGWWAIAAGAVVAAEQSHEPESLRELVALGAELGFVVVGLESGSLKILLSASARGRVKRFAAATLVLSSIGAALSTATGYTARDLIKGHGADGARCDIDYSHDLTEEARGVARDLLEHLPTGCSLKINLRTGSSGGLSTHMPPVDDPARRSEALDPHLSPLELEMLTLLREAHSPNEIQERLSLPGESYYKMLNLIVRKLGANDIEGALIRAIEAGFVSPA, encoded by the coding sequence ATGGCCGCGACCGTCTCGCAGGACGCCGACGCATACCTCGCCCAGGCCATCGTGGCCGAGCTGAGCCACGGCGCCCTGGACGCCACGTGGTCGTTGTTCAACGAGCTCGGCTGGGACGACGAGACAGACGTCGACGCGAACATGGAGGTCTACTCATGGTCGCGCGGCGCCGAGACGGTCTCCTCCGCCCTTGCTGCCTCGAGCGGCTGGTGGGCGATCGCGGCCGGCGCAGTCGTGGCAGCCGAGCAGTCTCACGAGCCGGAAAGCCTGCGCGAGCTCGTGGCTCTGGGCGCCGAGCTCGGCTTCGTCGTCGTGGGGCTGGAGTCCGGATCGCTCAAGATCCTGCTGTCAGCGTCCGCGAGAGGACGCGTCAAGCGCTTCGCCGCAGCGACCCTGGTGCTCTCGTCCATCGGTGCAGCACTTTCGACCGCGACCGGCTACACCGCGCGCGACCTCATCAAAGGGCACGGTGCAGACGGCGCTCGCTGCGACATCGACTACTCCCACGACCTCACTGAGGAAGCACGCGGCGTCGCGCGGGATCTACTCGAGCACCTTCCCACAGGCTGCTCGCTCAAGATCAACCTGCGGACCGGGAGCTCCGGCGGCCTGTCGACGCACATGCCGCCCGTCGATGACCCGGCGCGTAGGTCCGAGGCGCTTGATCCGCATCTGTCGCCGCTCGAATTGGAGATGCTCACCCTCCTTCGTGAGGCGCACAGCCCTAACGAGATTCAAGAGCGCCTCAGCCTGCCGGGCGAGAGCTACTACAAGATGCTCAACCTAATCGTGCGCAAGCTAGGGGCCAACGACATCGAGGGAGCGCTGATCCGAGCCATCGAGGCTGGGTTCGTGAGCCCGGCCTGA
- a CDS encoding recombinase family protein yields MHSIRLDGYIRVSRVGGRHGDSFISPDAQRDQIEAFAKVMGAEVVQWHTDLDESGGKMDRPGLNAALARIDAGQTGGLIVAKIDRFARAAEAGAVVRQITDRGAVFASAAERLDPTTAIGKAMLGIMLVFAEMELDRIRDGWADSQERAVARGVHISSVPPTGYRWRSEDDKRLVVVPELAPVVAEMFRLRADGGSWEQLADHLNAHGVATPYNSPRWTGGSVQGIIENRAYLGESRGGVGFVNPDAHEAIIDVETWKAAQRAKGVAPTRRAEPHLLTGMVRCAGCRYTLKADTQKTRDGGKMRIYRCRGKQSGGVCDARAGVTAKLLDEYVVDAFFARFGEITATGRATNAELDAAETALTQAEVALVAYRDDDRILATLGNDRFVAGLQARVRAVEDAAAAVDELRGLKRLDGVPDVAVLRDVWQELPVAERRHLLRSVLDVVILRKARPRTQPVADRALILFGGEAPNDLPGRGRNAREGVSVIRPFPWPAGHPGAGRPDPA; encoded by the coding sequence ATGCACTCCATCCGCCTCGACGGGTACATCCGCGTCTCCCGCGTCGGAGGGCGCCACGGAGACTCCTTCATCAGCCCGGACGCCCAACGCGACCAGATCGAGGCGTTCGCGAAGGTCATGGGCGCCGAGGTCGTCCAGTGGCACACCGATCTCGATGAGTCGGGCGGCAAGATGGACCGCCCCGGCCTCAACGCCGCCCTCGCTCGGATCGACGCCGGGCAGACCGGCGGCCTCATCGTCGCCAAGATCGACCGATTCGCGCGCGCCGCGGAGGCCGGCGCAGTCGTCCGCCAGATCACCGACCGCGGAGCGGTCTTCGCATCGGCTGCCGAGCGCCTCGACCCAACCACTGCGATCGGCAAGGCGATGCTCGGCATCATGCTCGTGTTCGCCGAGATGGAACTCGACCGCATCCGCGACGGCTGGGCAGACTCCCAGGAGCGCGCCGTCGCGCGCGGCGTCCACATCTCGTCGGTCCCACCGACCGGCTACCGATGGCGTAGCGAGGACGACAAGCGGCTCGTCGTCGTTCCCGAACTGGCGCCCGTGGTCGCAGAGATGTTCCGCTTGCGGGCCGACGGGGGCTCGTGGGAACAGCTCGCCGACCATCTGAACGCTCACGGCGTCGCCACCCCGTACAACAGCCCTCGCTGGACCGGCGGGTCCGTCCAGGGCATCATCGAGAACCGCGCGTACCTCGGCGAGTCGCGGGGCGGCGTCGGGTTCGTCAACCCAGACGCTCACGAGGCGATCATTGACGTCGAGACGTGGAAGGCTGCGCAGCGCGCGAAGGGCGTTGCCCCCACGCGACGCGCCGAACCTCATCTGCTGACCGGGATGGTTCGGTGTGCCGGGTGCCGTTACACCCTCAAGGCCGACACGCAGAAGACCCGCGATGGCGGCAAAATGCGTATCTACCGCTGCCGCGGCAAGCAGAGCGGCGGGGTCTGCGACGCGCGTGCCGGCGTCACGGCGAAGCTGCTCGACGAGTACGTCGTCGACGCGTTCTTCGCGCGCTTCGGCGAGATCACGGCAACCGGCCGCGCGACGAACGCAGAGCTCGACGCGGCTGAGACGGCGCTGACCCAAGCGGAGGTGGCGCTCGTCGCGTACCGCGACGACGACCGCATCCTGGCGACCCTCGGGAACGACCGCTTCGTCGCCGGCCTCCAGGCGCGCGTGCGCGCCGTCGAAGACGCCGCAGCCGCAGTAGACGAGCTCAGGGGCCTCAAACGGCTCGACGGCGTGCCCGACGTCGCCGTCCTGCGCGATGTATGGCAGGAGCTGCCAGTCGCGGAGCGCCGACATCTACTGAGATCGGTCCTCGACGTCGTGATCCTGCGCAAGGCGCGTCCCCGCACCCAGCCCGTCGCCGATCGGGCGCTGATCCTCTTTGGAGGCGAAGCACCCAACGATCTGCCCGGCCGGGGTCGGAACGCTCGCGAAGGAGTCAGCGTCATCCGGCCGTTCCCCTGGCCCGCCGGGCACCCAGGTGCGGGCCGGCCGGACCCGGCCTAG
- the holA gene encoding DNA polymerase III subunit delta: MAQWKPAYLIHGDDHGRIAERRAGLRLRAEGESGAGGLEVLEGDAATPEAVGHALSAMTFAIGRRFVVVDGAERWKQADVETHVVPALQGLAPETTVAFFAREDGRAKVPAALAKAVTKAGGDVVEQATVKARELPKWAMGEARRLGLELDPAAAQALVAQVGDRQQRLLRELEKLALERGEGARIGVEDVHDATADSAEIQVWGLVDALVARDRRSVFHAFLELREQGESLPRLIPLMARRLRDVLAIADRLEAGESPTQVKTSMRGSSWAADRRIKEARATDPEALRRALETLADLELQTRGLGDLSEDTAAIRALGRMATA; encoded by the coding sequence ATGGCGCAGTGGAAGCCGGCCTACCTCATCCACGGAGACGACCACGGGCGCATCGCCGAGCGGCGCGCCGGCCTGCGGCTGCGCGCCGAGGGGGAGAGCGGCGCAGGCGGCCTGGAGGTGCTGGAGGGCGACGCGGCCACGCCGGAGGCCGTCGGCCACGCGCTCAGTGCGATGACGTTCGCGATCGGGCGGCGCTTCGTGGTCGTCGACGGCGCCGAGCGCTGGAAGCAGGCCGACGTGGAGACCCATGTCGTGCCTGCGCTGCAGGGGCTCGCGCCCGAAACGACCGTGGCGTTCTTCGCGCGCGAGGACGGGCGCGCCAAGGTCCCCGCCGCGCTGGCCAAGGCCGTGACCAAGGCCGGCGGCGACGTCGTCGAGCAGGCGACGGTCAAGGCCCGCGAGCTGCCCAAGTGGGCGATGGGGGAGGCCCGGCGGCTGGGCCTCGAGCTCGATCCCGCCGCCGCCCAGGCCCTGGTGGCCCAGGTCGGCGATCGCCAGCAGCGCCTGCTGCGCGAGCTCGAGAAGCTCGCCCTCGAGCGGGGCGAGGGCGCCCGCATCGGCGTCGAGGACGTCCACGACGCGACCGCCGACTCCGCCGAGATCCAGGTCTGGGGTCTGGTCGACGCGCTCGTGGCGCGTGACCGGCGCAGCGTGTTCCACGCGTTCCTGGAGCTCCGGGAGCAGGGGGAGTCCCTGCCGCGCCTCATCCCGCTGATGGCCCGGCGGCTGCGCGACGTGCTCGCGATCGCCGACCGCCTGGAGGCCGGCGAGTCGCCGACGCAGGTCAAGACGTCCATGCGCGGCAGCTCGTGGGCGGCCGACCGGCGCATCAAGGAGGCCCGGGCCACCGACCCCGAGGCGCTGCGCCGGGCGCTGGAGACGCTCGCCGACCTCGAGCTGCAGACCCGGGGGCTGGGCGACCTCTCCGAGGACACCGCGGCGATCCGCGCCCTCGGCCGCATGGCCACGGCCTGA
- a CDS encoding helix-turn-helix domain-containing protein — translation MSVRVMSWVFDHSDVEHRGDLLVLLVLADHAHDDGTSAFPSVATIGKKARLTRRGAQLALRRLEASGAIAKDEATNTPRGTVSYSIRMGAN, via the coding sequence GTGAGCGTCCGGGTCATGTCCTGGGTCTTCGATCACTCCGACGTCGAGCACCGCGGCGACCTTCTCGTCCTGCTCGTCCTCGCCGACCACGCCCACGACGACGGGACGAGCGCGTTCCCGAGCGTCGCGACGATCGGCAAGAAGGCGCGGCTCACGCGCCGCGGCGCCCAGCTCGCGCTGCGCCGCCTCGAGGCGTCCGGCGCGATCGCGAAGGACGAGGCGACGAACACCCCGCGGGGGACCGTGTCCTACTCGATCCGGATGGGGGCGAACTGA
- the murJ gene encoding murein biosynthesis integral membrane protein MurJ translates to MTSQAPSAGGPAAERARRAAGGPPPPRRSFARNTAIFSILTGLSRVAGLLREVLASAFFGLTPAFSAFTFAFAIPNVVRSLFADSALSAAFVPIFTELQEEGRKREAFRLASTLLLIILVVLTALSVLFIATAGVIVPAITPSKFSEASNHLAVGFSRVLFPIVLILGLNGLVVGILQAYDHFSIPALSALVWNIVIMAFMVGARPLFSGDHQLYAYAIGILVGTLVQFLMALPVLRTVGFHFEWSFDWRDPRVKRVFVLMLPVTLGLGLINFNALVNYDLAGYVSDRGPRAIDAAFRLYMLPQGMFSVAIATVLFPQLSRLAARRDVPGLRSTVGNGLRLIFLMLLPAAAATAVLAEPMIRLVYQRGEFNAADTTLVAKALFWFSFSLPFSGVNLLLTRSFFSLQRPWVVTWLSVANLVVNIGVSIALLPFGIGGVVAGTAIADLALAGAQYVYLRRELEGRLELRDTLEAVAGMLVAAVWFGIATWVTWAFLDWLFGRSLVAQVISVGGGLAAGVAAYAYVVLAMDLAEARQLQRLVRGRLGRPAPGA, encoded by the coding sequence GTGACGAGCCAGGCACCATCGGCCGGGGGACCGGCCGCCGAACGGGCACGCCGTGCCGCCGGCGGCCCGCCGCCGCCACGGCGCTCGTTCGCGCGCAACACCGCCATCTTCTCGATCCTGACCGGCCTCTCGCGCGTGGCCGGCCTGCTGCGCGAGGTCCTGGCCTCGGCGTTCTTCGGCCTGACCCCGGCCTTCAGCGCGTTCACGTTCGCGTTCGCGATCCCCAACGTGGTGCGCTCGCTGTTCGCCGACTCCGCGCTCAGCGCGGCGTTCGTGCCGATCTTCACCGAGCTGCAGGAGGAGGGCCGCAAGCGCGAGGCCTTCCGGCTGGCCTCGACGCTGCTGCTGATCATCCTGGTCGTCCTGACCGCGCTGTCGGTGCTGTTCATCGCCACCGCCGGCGTGATCGTCCCCGCGATCACGCCGAGCAAGTTCTCCGAGGCGTCGAACCACCTGGCGGTCGGCTTCAGCCGGGTCCTGTTCCCGATCGTGCTGATCCTCGGGCTCAACGGCCTGGTCGTCGGGATCCTGCAGGCCTACGACCACTTCTCCATCCCGGCGCTCTCGGCCCTGGTCTGGAACATCGTGATCATGGCCTTCATGGTGGGCGCACGCCCGCTGTTCAGCGGCGACCACCAGCTCTACGCGTACGCCATCGGGATCCTCGTCGGGACGCTGGTGCAGTTCCTCATGGCGCTGCCCGTGCTGCGCACGGTCGGCTTCCACTTCGAGTGGTCCTTCGACTGGCGCGACCCGCGGGTCAAGCGCGTCTTCGTCCTCATGCTGCCCGTCACGCTGGGGCTGGGCCTCATCAACTTCAACGCGCTGGTCAACTACGACCTGGCCGGCTACGTCTCCGACCGCGGCCCCCGCGCGATCGACGCGGCCTTCCGCCTCTACATGCTGCCCCAGGGCATGTTCAGCGTCGCGATCGCCACCGTGCTGTTCCCGCAGCTCTCCCGGCTGGCCGCCCGCCGCGACGTGCCCGGCCTGCGCAGCACGGTCGGCAACGGCCTGCGCCTCATCTTCCTCATGCTGCTGCCCGCCGCCGCGGCCACGGCCGTGCTGGCCGAGCCGATGATCCGCCTCGTCTACCAGCGCGGGGAGTTCAACGCGGCGGACACGACGCTGGTCGCCAAGGCGCTGTTCTGGTTCTCGTTCAGCCTGCCGTTCAGCGGCGTCAACCTGCTGCTGACCCGCAGCTTCTTCAGCCTGCAGCGCCCGTGGGTCGTGACCTGGCTCTCGGTGGCCAACCTCGTCGTCAACATCGGGGTGTCGATCGCGCTGCTGCCCTTCGGCATCGGCGGCGTCGTGGCGGGCACGGCGATCGCCGACCTCGCGCTGGCCGGCGCCCAGTACGTCTACCTGCGTCGCGAGCTCGAGGGCCGGCTCGAGCTGCGCGACACGCTGGAGGCGGTCGCCGGCATGCTCGTCGCCGCGGTCTGGTTCGGGATCGCCACGTGGGTGACGTGGGCCTTCCTGGACTGGCTCTTCGGCCGCAGCCTCGTCGCGCAAGTCATCTCCGTCGGTGGCGGCCTGGCGGCCGGCGTGGCGGCCTACGCCTACGTCGTGCTGGCCATGGACCTCGCCGAGGCCCGCCAGCTGCAGCGCCTGGTGCGCGGGCGCCTCGGGCGCCCGGCGCCCGGCGCCTGA